Proteins encoded in a region of the Chelonoidis abingdonii isolate Lonesome George chromosome 2, CheloAbing_2.0, whole genome shotgun sequence genome:
- the LOC142046280 gene encoding uncharacterized protein LOC142046280 isoform X2 — protein MDQQEERERLEGTSLEGACLSRTEEQQQEEGPETLEPQRTLPSGSEERVFQSPEQEETCRRQRRSLRLQGISARNEPDTPRDCERGGQEPPRLPAQEIPETSQSPPTCHICEVSFKGERDLNRHKRSVHEIKDPHRCQVCGRCFRLQQDLKRHQRIHTGEKPYLCLYCGKRFSQTANLCTHKKMHRGERPYPCTTCGKSFRQKQQLVSHSRIHTGERPYPCTQCAKNFRWKQALRVHQKTHVGEGGSEGSQAKGRVFTCPKCKAVFTHRHDLQAHRREHATSERPYQCADCGKYFRQRQQLIPHRRIHTGERPYNCPLCGKSFRRRQELTTHQRIHTDERPFRCPECPLSFREKQKLRRHRRVHTGERPYACPECEKCFRQKQQMMSHLRIHKDERPYTCSECGKCFRRKDSLAKHQRTHQRAQT, from the coding sequence AGGGTGCATGCCTGAGCCgaactgaggagcagcagcaggaggaagggcCTGAGACCTTGGAGCCACAGAGGACTTTACCGAGTGGGTCGGAAGAGAGAGTTttccagagtcctgagcaggaaGAAACTTGCCGGAGGCAGCGCAGGtcgctgaggctgcaggggatcTCGGCGAGGAATGAGCCAGATACCCCAAGGGACTGTGAAAGGGGTGGCCAGGAACCTCCGAGGCTCCCTGCGCAGGAGATACCAGAGACGAGCCAGAGCCCACCTACGTGTCACATATGTGAAGTCAGCttcaaaggagagagagaccttAACAGACACAAGCGCAGCGTCCACGAGATAAAGGATCCACACCGGTGCCAAGTGTGTGGGAGGTGCTTCCGGCTACAGCAGGACCTCAAGAGgcaccagaggatccacacaggggaaAAGCCCTACCTCTGCCTTTACTGTGGGAAGAGATTCAGCCAGACTGCCAATCTCTGCACCCACAAGAAGATGCACAGAGGCGAGCGACCGTACCCCTGCACCACCTGTGGCAAGAGCTTccggcagaagcagcagctggtgtcGCACAGCCGGATCCACACGGGAGAGCGGCCCTACCCCTGCACACAGTGCGCCAAGAACTTCCGCTGGAAGCAGGCGCTCAGGGTCCACCAGAAAACCCATGTGGGAGAGGGAGGCTCTGAGGGGAGCCAGGCCAAAGGGCGGGTCTTCACCTGCCCCAAGTGCAAGGCCGTCTTCACTCACAGGCACGACCTCCAAGCGCACCGGCGAGAGCACGCCACCAGTGAGCGGCCCTACCAGTGTGCCGACTGCGGGAAGTACTTCAGACAGCGGCAGCAGCTGATTCCGCACCGCCGGATCCACACCGGGGAGCGACCCTACAACTGCCCTCTCTGCGGGAAGAGCTTCCGGCGCAGGCAGGAGCTGACCacacaccagagaatccacacggaCGAGAGGCCCTTCCGCTGCCCCGAGTGCCCACTCAGCTTCAGGGAGAAGCAGAAGCTGAGGAGACACCGGAGAGTCCACACAGGCGAGAGGCCCTATGCCTGCCCAGAGTGCGAGAAATGCTTCCGGCAGAAGCAGCAGATGATGTCCCACCTCCGGATCCATAAGGACGAGCGGCCCTACACCTGCTCAGAGTGTGGGAAATGCTTCCGGCGGAAAGACTCCCTCGCCAAACATCAGAGAACCCACCAAAGGGCCCAGACatag